The proteins below come from a single Pseudomonas chlororaphis genomic window:
- a CDS encoding S-(hydroxymethyl)glutathione dehydrogenase (catalyzes the formation of S-formylglutathione from S-(hydroxymethyl)glutathione; also catalyzes the formation of aldehyde or ketone from alcohols): MIKSRAAVAFEAKKPLEIVEVDVAMPKTGEVLLRVVASGVCHTDAYTLSGADPEGIFPAILGHEGGAIVEAVGEGVTSVAVGDHVIPLYTPECGQCKFCKSGKTNLCQAIRATQGKGLMPDGTSRFSYKGETIFHYMGTSTFSEYTVLPEISVAKIAKDAPLEKVCLLGCGVTTGIGAVLNTAKVKPGDTVAIFGLGGIGLSAVIGAVKAKAARIIAIDINPAKFEIARQLGATDCVNPKDFDRPIQEVIVDMTDGGVDFSFECIGNVQLMRAALECCHKGWGESVIIGVAGAGQEIATRPFQLVTGRVWRGSAFGGVRGRSELPSYVEMAEKGEIPLDTFITHTMGLEDINKAFDLMHEGKSIRTVIHF, from the coding sequence ATGATCAAGTCACGCGCTGCCGTTGCCTTCGAGGCCAAGAAACCCCTGGAAATCGTTGAAGTCGACGTTGCCATGCCCAAGACGGGCGAAGTGCTGTTGCGCGTCGTGGCTTCCGGTGTCTGCCACACCGACGCCTACACCCTGTCGGGTGCCGACCCGGAAGGAATCTTCCCGGCGATCCTCGGCCACGAAGGCGGCGCCATCGTCGAAGCCGTTGGCGAGGGCGTGACCTCGGTGGCGGTGGGCGATCACGTGATCCCGCTGTACACGCCGGAATGCGGCCAGTGCAAATTCTGCAAGTCGGGCAAGACCAACCTCTGCCAGGCGATTCGCGCGACTCAGGGTAAAGGCCTGATGCCGGACGGCACTTCGCGTTTCTCCTACAAAGGCGAGACCATTTTCCACTACATGGGCACCTCGACGTTTTCCGAGTACACCGTGCTGCCGGAAATCTCCGTGGCCAAGATCGCCAAGGACGCCCCGCTGGAAAAAGTCTGCCTGCTGGGCTGCGGCGTGACCACCGGCATCGGCGCGGTACTCAACACCGCCAAGGTCAAACCGGGCGATACCGTGGCGATCTTCGGCCTGGGTGGCATCGGCCTGTCCGCGGTGATCGGTGCGGTGAAAGCCAAGGCGGCGCGGATCATCGCCATCGACATCAACCCGGCCAAGTTCGAGATCGCCAGGCAACTGGGCGCCACCGATTGCGTCAACCCGAAGGATTTCGACCGTCCGATCCAGGAAGTCATCGTCGACATGACCGACGGCGGCGTGGACTTTTCCTTCGAGTGCATCGGCAATGTCCAGTTGATGCGTGCCGCACTGGAATGCTGCCACAAGGGTTGGGGCGAGTCGGTGATCATCGGCGTGGCCGGGGCCGGGCAGGAAATCGCCACCCGTCCGTTCCAACTGGTGACGGGGCGCGTCTGGCGCGGTTCGGCCTTTGGCGGCGTGCGCGGTCGCAGCGAGCTGCCCAGCTACGTGGAAATGGCCGAGAAGGGTGAAATCCCGCTGGATACCTTCATTACCCACACCATGGGCCTGGAAGATATCAACAAGGCGTTCGACCTGATGCATGAAGGCAAGAGCATCCGCACCGTCATTCATTTTTAA
- a CDS encoding pseudouridine synthase, with protein sequence MTELELLGPRAYGESLGSAVLKATAEDFQVDEVLDIPLTGDGEHLWIWVEKRGLNTEEAARRIAKAAGVPLRTVSYAGLKDRQALTRQWFSVQLPGKADPDLSAAENDTLKVLKTGRHKRKLQRGAHSANGFTLRLTQLQGDRAAIDARLQHIAQQGIPNYFGAQRFGHDGGNVVDARAWAARKALPEQRNVRSRLLSAARSYLFNQVLAARVADGTWQHAQVGDLLAFTDSRSFFPAGEAECSDPRLAILDLHPTGPQWGEGPSPAAGATHALEQAVAEREADLRDWLINARMSHERRILRLPIGGLSWHYPSPDILQLEFVLPAGCFATVLVRELVDLVPVGQTDSPCVF encoded by the coding sequence ATGACCGAATTGGAACTGTTGGGGCCACGGGCCTATGGCGAGTCGCTGGGCAGTGCGGTGCTCAAGGCCACGGCGGAGGATTTCCAGGTTGATGAGGTGCTCGACATTCCGTTGACCGGCGACGGCGAGCACCTATGGATCTGGGTGGAAAAACGTGGCTTGAACACTGAAGAGGCGGCCCGGCGAATCGCCAAGGCTGCCGGCGTGCCGTTGCGCACCGTCAGCTACGCCGGGCTCAAGGACCGCCAGGCCCTGACGCGCCAGTGGTTCAGCGTGCAGTTGCCGGGCAAGGCCGATCCGGACCTGTCGGCGGCCGAGAACGACACGCTGAAAGTCCTCAAGACGGGACGCCACAAGCGCAAGCTGCAACGCGGCGCGCATTCGGCCAATGGCTTCACCCTACGCCTGACCCAATTGCAGGGCGATCGGGCGGCCATCGATGCGCGCCTGCAACACATTGCCCAGCAGGGTATCCCCAACTATTTTGGTGCCCAGCGGTTTGGCCATGACGGCGGCAATGTCGTCGATGCCCGAGCCTGGGCCGCGCGCAAGGCCTTGCCGGAGCAGCGCAATGTACGTTCGCGGCTGTTGTCCGCGGCGCGCAGTTACCTGTTCAACCAAGTGCTGGCAGCCCGGGTGGCCGACGGCACCTGGCAGCACGCTCAGGTCGGCGATTTGCTGGCGTTCACCGACAGTCGCAGCTTTTTCCCGGCCGGTGAGGCCGAGTGCAGCGACCCGCGCCTGGCCATCCTCGACCTGCACCCCACCGGCCCGCAGTGGGGCGAAGGCCCTTCGCCGGCCGCGGGGGCGACCCACGCGCTGGAACAGGCCGTTGCCGAGCGCGAGGCGGATCTGCGCGATTGGTTGATAAACGCACGAATGAGTCACGAACGTCGCATCCTGCGACTGCCCATTGGCGGGCTGTCGTGGCATTATCCCTCGCCTGACATTCTGCAACTGGAATTCGTCCTGCCGGCCGGATGCTTCGCCACTGTCTTGGTGCGCGAACTCGTCGATCTGGTGCCGGTAGGGCAGACGGACAGCCCATGCGTATTCTGA
- a CDS encoding stationary phase survival protein SurE, with amino-acid sequence MRILISNDDGVTAPGLAALYAALADFAECVVIAPDQDKSGASSSLTLDRPLHPCYLDNGFISLNGTPTDCVHLGLNGLLEREPDMVVSGINLGANLGDDVLYSGTVAAALEGRFLGNTSFAFSFVSRQVDNLPTAAYFARKLVEAHGALDLPPRTVLNVNIPNLPLDHIRGIQLTRLGHRARAASPMHVVDPRGKAGYWIAAAGDAEDGGPGTDFHAVMQGYISITPLQLDRTFNEAFRSLDGWLEGLH; translated from the coding sequence ATGCGTATTCTGATTTCTAACGACGACGGGGTGACAGCACCCGGTCTTGCCGCGCTTTATGCTGCGCTGGCGGATTTTGCCGAGTGCGTGGTGATCGCCCCGGACCAGGACAAAAGCGGCGCCAGCAGCTCGCTGACGCTCGACCGTCCGTTGCACCCCTGCTACCTGGATAACGGTTTCATCAGCCTCAACGGCACGCCGACCGATTGCGTGCACCTGGGCCTCAACGGCTTGCTGGAACGCGAGCCGGACATGGTGGTGTCGGGCATCAACCTGGGCGCCAACCTGGGGGATGACGTGCTGTATTCCGGCACGGTCGCCGCCGCCCTGGAAGGTCGTTTCCTGGGCAACACGTCGTTTGCCTTTTCGTTCGTTTCACGGCAAGTCGACAACCTGCCGACCGCCGCCTATTTCGCCCGCAAGCTGGTCGAGGCCCATGGCGCGCTGGACCTGCCGCCGCGCACGGTGCTGAACGTGAACATTCCGAACCTGCCGCTCGACCACATCCGTGGCATCCAGCTCACGCGCCTGGGCCATCGAGCCCGCGCCGCCAGCCCCATGCACGTGGTCGACCCGCGCGGCAAGGCCGGCTACTGGATCGCCGCCGCCGGTGACGCCGAGGATGGCGGGCCGGGCACTGACTTCCATGCAGTGATGCAAGGTTATATCTCGATCACGCCGCTGCAGCTCGACCGGACCTTCAACGAGGCCTTTCGAAGCCTCGATGGCTGGCTGGAGGGGCTGCATTGA
- a CDS encoding LysR family transcriptional regulator yields MSENRWEGIDEFVAVAECSQFTAAAERLGVSSSHISRQIVRLEERLQTRLLYRSTRRVTLTEAGQTFLHHCQRLQDGREEALRAVGDLTSEPKGMLRMTCAVAYGERFIVPLVTRFMSLYPQLRVDIELSNRPLDLVHEGLDLAIRLGRLQDSRLVATRLAPRRMYLCASPSYVERYGRPHSLSELSRHNCLVGSSDIWQLEQNGREFSQRVQGNWRCNSGQAVLDAALQGMGLCQLPDYYVLEHLHSGALISLLQAHQPPNTAVWALYPQQRHLSPKVRKLVDFLKEGLAERPEYRG; encoded by the coding sequence ATGTCCGAGAACCGCTGGGAAGGGATCGACGAGTTCGTCGCCGTGGCCGAGTGCAGCCAGTTCACGGCGGCGGCCGAACGCCTGGGGGTGTCGTCCTCCCACATCAGCAGGCAAATCGTACGGCTTGAAGAGCGTCTTCAGACGCGACTGCTCTACCGCAGTACCCGCCGGGTCACCCTCACCGAGGCTGGACAAACCTTCCTGCACCATTGCCAGCGTCTTCAGGATGGGCGTGAAGAAGCACTTCGGGCGGTGGGCGATCTCACCAGCGAACCCAAGGGCATGCTGCGCATGACCTGCGCCGTGGCCTACGGCGAGCGCTTTATCGTGCCGCTGGTGACCCGTTTCATGAGCCTTTACCCGCAACTGCGGGTGGACATCGAGTTGAGCAACCGGCCCCTCGATCTGGTTCACGAGGGCCTGGACCTGGCGATTCGCCTGGGTCGCCTGCAGGACTCTCGCCTGGTGGCCACTCGTCTCGCACCGCGCCGGATGTACTTGTGCGCGTCGCCGTCCTACGTGGAACGCTATGGCCGCCCCCATAGCCTGTCGGAATTGAGCCGGCACAACTGCCTGGTGGGCAGCTCCGACATCTGGCAACTGGAACAGAACGGGCGGGAATTTTCCCAGCGGGTGCAGGGCAACTGGCGCTGCAACAGTGGGCAAGCGGTACTGGACGCAGCCTTGCAAGGCATGGGCTTGTGCCAACTGCCGGACTATTACGTGCTGGAGCACTTGCACAGCGGTGCGCTGATCTCGCTGCTGCAAGCCCATCAACCGCCCAACACCGCCGTCTGGGCGCTGTACCCGCAACAGCGGCACCTGTCGCCGAAAGTGCGCAAGCTGGTGGATTTCCTTAAGGAAGGGCTGGCCGAGCGGCCGGAGTATCGGGGTTAG
- a CDS encoding S-formylglutathione hydrolase: MNLENLSCQKSFGGWHKRYRHRSDVLGCDMVFAVYLPPQAEQGAKLPVLYWLSGLTCTDENFMQKAGAQRMAAELGLIIVAPDTSPRGSDVPGDPDGAWDFGLGAGFYLNATQDPWARHYRMHDYVVQELPALIEAHFPASDQRGISGHSMGGHGALVCALRNPGRYRSVSAFSPINNPMDCPWGQKAFSRYLGEDRSKWREWDACALIAEADEKLPLLVDQGDRDDFLANQLKPEALQQAAKAAAHPLTLRLQPGYDHSYFFIASFIDDHLQHHARALNA; the protein is encoded by the coding sequence ATGAACCTCGAAAATCTCTCCTGCCAGAAAAGCTTCGGCGGCTGGCACAAGCGTTACCGGCACCGATCCGACGTGCTCGGCTGTGACATGGTGTTTGCCGTGTACCTGCCACCCCAGGCCGAGCAGGGTGCGAAGCTGCCGGTGCTGTACTGGCTGTCCGGGCTGACCTGCACCGACGAGAACTTCATGCAAAAGGCCGGCGCCCAGCGCATGGCCGCCGAACTGGGGCTGATCATCGTGGCCCCGGACACCAGTCCCCGTGGCTCTGACGTACCGGGTGATCCGGACGGTGCCTGGGATTTTGGCCTGGGGGCGGGGTTTTATCTGAATGCCACGCAGGATCCTTGGGCGCGGCACTATCGGATGCATGACTACGTGGTGCAGGAATTGCCGGCACTCATCGAGGCGCATTTCCCGGCGTCGGATCAACGTGGCATCAGCGGGCACTCCATGGGCGGTCATGGTGCGCTGGTCTGCGCGCTGCGCAACCCCGGGCGTTACCGTTCGGTGTCGGCCTTTTCGCCGATCAACAACCCGATGGATTGCCCCTGGGGTCAGAAGGCCTTCTCCCGTTACCTGGGGGAAGACCGCTCGAAATGGCGTGAATGGGACGCCTGCGCGTTGATCGCCGAGGCGGATGAGAAGCTGCCACTGCTGGTGGATCAGGGCGATCGCGATGATTTCCTCGCCAACCAGCTCAAGCCCGAAGCCCTGCAACAGGCTGCCAAGGCCGCCGCTCACCCGCTGACGCTGCGGCTGCAACCGGGCTACGACCACAGCTACTTTTTCATCGCCAGTTTCATTGACGACCACTTGCAGCATCATGCGCGCGCTCTGAACGCCTAA
- the ispF gene encoding 2-C-methyl-D-erythritol 2,4-cyclodiphosphate synthase (catalyzes the conversion of 4-diphosphocytidyl-2-C-methyl-D-erythritol 2-phosphate into 2-C-methyl-D-erythritol 2,4-cyclodiphosphate), which yields MRIGHGYDVHRFAEGDFITLGGVRIAHGFGLLAHSDGDVLLHALSDALLGAAALGDIGRHFPDTDPQFKGADSRVLLRHVVALIHAKGWKVGNVDNTIVAQAPKMAPHIESMRQLIAEDLQVELDQVNVKATTTEKLGFVGREEGIAVHSVALLLCS from the coding sequence ATGCGTATTGGCCACGGCTACGATGTTCACCGTTTCGCTGAAGGCGATTTCATTACCCTGGGCGGCGTGCGTATTGCGCACGGCTTCGGGCTGCTCGCGCATTCCGACGGTGATGTCCTGCTGCACGCCCTGAGCGATGCATTGCTCGGTGCGGCAGCCCTGGGTGACATCGGCAGGCATTTCCCCGACACCGATCCCCAGTTCAAGGGCGCCGACAGCCGCGTGCTGCTGCGTCACGTGGTCGCGCTGATCCACGCCAAGGGCTGGAAAGTCGGCAATGTCGATAACACCATCGTCGCCCAGGCGCCGAAAATGGCGCCGCACATCGAGTCGATGCGCCAGTTGATTGCCGAGGACCTCCAAGTTGAGCTGGACCAAGTGAACGTGAAAGCCACCACCACCGAAAAACTCGGTTTCGTCGGGCGCGAGGAAGGCATTGCGGTCCATAGCGTCGCCTTGTTGCTGTGCTCATGA
- the pcm gene encoding protein-L-isoaspartate O-methyltransferase (catalyzes the methyl esterification of L-isoaspartyl residues that are formed in damaged proteins) produces the protein MMREQDDMLRRGIGMTSQRTRERLIQRLYEEGLSNAQVLEVIRRTPRHLFVDEALAHRAYEDTALPIGHNQTISQPYMVARMSELLLEAGPLDKVLEIGTGSGYQTAVLSQLVERVFSVERIKVLQDRAKERLVELNLRNVVFRWGDGWEGWPALAPYNGIIVTAVATDVPQALLDQLAPGGRLVIPVGAGEVQQLMLIVREEHGFSRHVLGAVRFVPLLNGPLA, from the coding sequence TTGATGCGTGAGCAAGACGATATGTTGCGTCGCGGCATCGGCATGACGTCCCAGCGCACCCGGGAGCGACTGATCCAGCGGCTGTACGAAGAAGGCTTGTCCAATGCCCAGGTGCTGGAGGTGATCCGGCGTACTCCACGGCATTTGTTCGTCGACGAGGCCCTGGCCCATCGCGCCTATGAAGACACGGCGTTGCCGATCGGCCATAACCAGACCATTTCCCAGCCTTATATGGTGGCCCGCATGAGCGAGTTGCTGCTGGAGGCCGGGCCGCTGGACAAGGTACTGGAGATCGGCACCGGTTCGGGTTACCAGACCGCGGTGTTGTCGCAGTTGGTGGAGCGGGTGTTCTCCGTCGAGCGGATCAAGGTGCTGCAAGACCGTGCCAAGGAACGCCTGGTCGAGCTGAATCTGCGCAACGTGGTGTTTCGTTGGGGCGATGGCTGGGAAGGCTGGCCGGCCCTGGCGCCGTACAACGGCATCATCGTGACCGCCGTGGCCACTGACGTTCCCCAGGCTTTGCTGGACCAACTCGCCCCTGGCGGGCGGCTGGTGATTCCAGTGGGAGCGGGGGAGGTCCAGCAACTGATGTTGATCGTGCGCGAAGAACATGGCTTCTCACGCCACGTGCTGGGCGCGGTGCGATTCGTGCCGTTACTCAACGGGCCATTGGCCTGA